The Anaerotignum propionicum DSM 1682 sequence TGGCTCGTGGAAAATGGAGCAAATTCAGATGACCATGAAATATATACATATGGCGCAGAGTGCATGCTTAATGAGTTATTCTCAGATATTTTGTTAATCTTAACAGCATTGATGTTTCACAAAACATTTGAAATGATTCTATGGATGCTATTTTTTACACCTCTGCGGATTCATCTAGGGGGAATGCATGCATCCTCTCATTTGAAATGCATGTTGTCATCTATTTTATTATCTTATTTATGTATTTTTTCATATCCCTTAGTTGAAATCCCAGCATTAATGGGAATCATATTAATAGTTAGTTTTTTTATTGTATATAAAATTGCCCCAGTGGTTCACCCCAATCATCCTGTTTCAGAAAACAGAATGTCACAAATGAGAATGAGAGCATTGGTCATTATTATAATTGAAATAATACTCACATGTATTGCATATGAATATTTCTCAGAAAAAGTGGCTGGTATGGCAACGGTATCTCTCTTCTCCGTTTGCCTTCTTGCGATGATGGGGAAATTTTCGGCACTATATAAATAGGAATGTAAATGATTTTACGCTTTCATAGTAGATCTTGTTATAGATTAATATTAATTTTAAGGTACATAAAAAGGCTAAGTTGCAGATCATCAGTTGACCTACCACTTAGCCTTAATACCATGAAATTCTCCTCTTTTTTGATATGTCATCTATATTTTTGCTTATTTTCCGCCCTCAAACAGATGACATATTTGCCTGTTTTTTCGCTCAAAAATCGCTCCAAAACCACAACATCTTGTGGTTCAATCCTCTTTTTTCGTCTTGTCACCACAATACGTCATCATTATTATCGCTTCAACGTGGGTCGTCATTGGGAACTGATCCACCGCTTGAACATCCTCCACCTTAAACCCTTTTTCCGTTAGTATCGATACATCTCTCGCCAGCGTTGCAGGGTTACAAGAAACATAAATTAATTTCTTCGGTTTAATAGATGCAATGGTGTTTAAAAGAATCTCATCACAGCCTTTTCTTGGTGGATCCACCACAATGACATCAGCAGTAATCCCCTTTTCATGAAATAATTTAGGGATTATGACCTCCGCTGCACCAACCTCAAAAGATACATTTTGAATACCATTTCGTTCTGCATTTTTTCTTGCATCAACAATCGCCTCTGGCACAATCTCCACGCCGAAAACTTTCTTCGCCTTTTTTGCAAAAAATAGAGATATTGTACCAATTCCACAATACAAATCCAAAACTGTCTCTTCGCCATTCAGGTTTGCCATCTCAACAGCCTTATTATATAAAACCTCAGTTTGTGTTGGGTTTACTTGATAAAAAGATAATGGAGAAATTTCAAAAGAAATATCACCCAAGGTATCTTCTATAGAACTTTTTCCCCAGAGGGTAATCACTTTCTCACCCAGAATTACATTGGTTTGTTGCTTATTGACATTAATCACAATAGAGACAACACCATCAATTTTTCTTAACCGTTCCACCAAAACCTCACTATATGGAAGCTTCTTCCCATTTAGTACAATACAAATCATGATTTCGCCACTATTTTTTCCCACTCTGGTCAAAATATGGCGCACCAGACCCTTATGCTTCTCTTCATCATAAGCTGATATTTTAAATTCATCCATGAATTCTCGAACCACGGAAATTATTTCATCATTTACAATATCCTGCAAGAAGCATACCGACGAATCTACAATCCGATGGCTACGTTTTGCATAAAAACCAATTTCAGTTGCGCCAGTTTTTCTCATTCCTACTGGAAATTGAGCCTTATTTCGATATCTCCAAGGATTTTCCATTCCTAAAATAGGCACATCCCCAATATCTTTCAATCCCCCGATGCGTTCCAAATCATCTTTTACCTTTTTTGCCTTATATTCTAGTTGCCCTTCATAAGATAAGTGTTGCAACTGACACCCTCCGCAAGTCTTTGCTACGGGACAGGAAGGTTCCACGCGATATGGGGATTCTAAAAGAATTTCTACCAATTTTCCATATCCATAGCTTTTTTTTATTTTTAGAATGAGTACCTTAATTCTTTCCTCGGGTAACGCCCCTTCTACAAAAATGGTAAAACCATCAATTCTACCGATACCCTCTCCATTGCTACCCAATGCATCAATGGTCATTTCATATATTTCATTCTTCTCTACAGGAAGACTCATTTCCTTTTCCTCCAATAATTTCTGTCCCTGAATATTCACAAACTGTGCCGTTACATACACAATAACGGCAAGTTACAAAGCTTGGGTTGGCTTTACCTACACCATAAATCAGCATTTCCCGCATCTCTTTCGTTGTATTCAAAACTTCTTTACGCAAGCTCTTAATATTTTTTACAACAAACATATAGTCACTATATACCAATCTACCAAACTTAGGTCGAACCCCATAAACATCTTCTATAATCAAAAAGTACGCCGCAAGTTGCAGCAAATCTCCTCTATGGGGCAGAGGATCGTCCCCAATTTTGCCGCTTTTCAGCTCCACAGGGACTAATCCCTTCCCTAACCTTTTTTTATAAATATAATCCGGCTTACCCTGCAACTCATATTCAGCAGAATGCAATAACTTGCCGAAATTTTCTTCATTTTTTCCGTTTTGCTTTTGGTCGGCATAAAATAAAGCGTATCCCCCCATACGATTAGATGAGGGAAGCTTTTTTATGGACCAACCACGGCCACGGAACAAAAACAGTACCAATAAAATCAGAACTGCTATCATCAAAAATAAATCTGCCCACTCTAAGCTCTTAATAAAATCCAACATCTACACCACTTTGCATCAAATAGTAAATCACTGCACCTAGGATTAAAAGCAGAACCGCTATTTTCCACGCCAAATTTCTCAAGCGAAGCTCTGCATAATTTCGTTTATGAAATTCCAGCCCCTTTGTAAAGTTAGCGTTCATACCATCCCCCAATGCCAGAGCCTCGTTTCGCTCCTGATATAGGCGACGCAATTCCTTTCTGCCATACAGCTTTTCATAGTACCATTGATAAGGGCAATAAGAATATTTATTGATTTCGTGGGCTGAAATCGTTTTTCTCTCCATCGTTTTTTCCTCTTATTTATAATCCGAACGTCGGATATTTCTTTGCAGCATCCGATTGAAGCCTGCCCAATTCCCTTGGGTATTATCCGCCGCCAGCATTTCTTCAATCATCTTTGTTTTTGCATCCATATTATCGGCACAATGCAAAATAAATGCCTCAATTGTTTCAGGCACCTTAGGAGAGCCATATTCCAATTCTCCATGGTGCGAGAGGATGCAATGCTTCAACAAAGATTCCAACTGTTTAGGAAAGCCGTTAATTTTTGCCGCTGTATCCTTAATCAATTCGGCACCCAAGAAAATGTGCCCCAAAAGCTGACCATCATCGGTATAATCATTTTCCGGGAAATCTGACAATTCCATAATTTTTGCCGCATCATGAAGCATAGCAGATGCAATCAAAATATCTCGATTTACAAATTGATATCTCCCTGACATAAAATCGCAAATTTGAGTAACAGACAATGTATGTTCCACCAGGCCGCCACGGAAGCTATGATGCATACTTTTTGCGGCAGAATGAAACTTAAATTCTTTACTAATCAAAGGATGGCGCAAAAAGATTTCCTCTAGCATTTCCTTGATGTAAGGACTTTCGATGGTTTTAATATAATCCAAAAGCTGCTGGAACATTTCATCAATATTTTTATCCGTAGATGGAATAAAATCCACAGGGTCATATTCCCCCTCCATGCTACGTCTGATTCTTTTTATATTAATCTGCAAATCATTATTAAAAACAGTAACAGAACCGTCTATTTTAATAAAATCATTTTCCGCAAAGCTTTGAATATCCTTATTCATATCCCAAACCTTAGCATCTACCATACCCGTCTTATCCTGTAGCTTAAGGGATAAATAGGTTTTCCCGTTTTTTGATTTCAGGCTTTGTCTGCTTTTGCACAAATAGTGCTCCACAATGCTTTCGCCTTCCCTTAATTCATTGATATATCTCATGTAAATCCTCCACTTCTTTTCCTTTTCAAATTCTCATTAAACTTTATTATACACCATATAAAATGTTGATGCTACAAGAAACACACTCAATTTTAATCTTCTGGGAACTTTTCCAAAATTTACTCGTCAGAATAAAAAAAGTTTTTTTCCTTCACTTTTTTACACAACATGCTAAAATATATCAAAAGGAGGTTTCAAAATGAAGAAAAAAATTATTTCTATTCTTTTATGCTGTTGCACAGTAATGGGCTTTGCTCCTGTTACCGCTTTAGCGGCAGATGCAGAAACAGAAATCAGTCTTATGATGATGGATTTCAGAGAGGTGAAAGCTGACCAGCAAGGGGATAATTGGACTTGGGACGCCAGTGATAAAATTCTAACACTGAACAATTTTCAAGGTGTGGTAAAAACAGGTGTCCGTGAAAAAAGTTCAGCTATTTTACTCCCCAAAGACAGTACCCTTTATTTAGAAGGAAAAAATAATAAAATCACCACCAATTCTTATCACTGCAACGGCGTTTACAGTGAGGGTGATTTGATTATTGATGGGAAAGGAAAATTGGAAATCAATATTGAAAGTGCAGGTGCCAGTGGAATTTATGTAAACAGCGGCGTATTATCTATCGATAGCAAAGCCGAAATTAATGTGGATTCTCCCAGACATGCAATTTATATTTATGACTTAAAAGCAAATAAAGTTGCGGTTACCGTAAAAGATGATGCAAAACTTACTTTCCCCGATGACCTAAATGATGATGCAGTTTTTGTTGTCACAAAAAGCGGGGTTGATCCCAAAAGCATTACCTTCGATTATAAAGAAACCCGCGACAAAGATGAAGAAATTGTAACTTTATCGAAAGCTGAAGCAAAAACTCCAGAAAAGCCCACGGAGAATCCTGAAGAAAAGCCTACAGAAGAAGTTACGGAAAATACTTATTTGATTACAATTGGTAACAAAGAAATCAAAAAGAATGGCGAAACTGCCTATACTTCAGATGCTGTACCCTATATCACCAACGGTTACACCATGCTGCCATTACGGGCTTTATTGGTTCTCTCTGACCCCAACGTTGATATCAAATGGGATGCAACCACAAAAACAGCACAAATTTCTTATAACAATAAACTCTTTACTCTTGTTGCAAATCAAAAGACTTTGACAAAAGATAGCGCAACAGTTGATCTTGCTACAGCCGCTGAAATTCAAGATGGTCGTCTATTCGTATCTCTAAGGGATTGGATGAAGATTATGGAAGTTGACGGCACTCACGTTTCATGGAATTCAGAAGCAAAAACAGTAACATTGAAGCACTAAAAATCAGAATGACTGAAATTGTCCAAATAAAAATGAAGCATGTGGTATTAACCACTTGCTTCATTTTTTTAGTCCTTTCACAATTTCATGTATATTTAAAATTTGATGTTCGGTTAACGCATTCAAGTCTTTCAAAACGGCATTCAGTAATGAGGGGTTATTGGTTTCTTCGTCAAAAAAATCTTTTGGGGTAATATTGAAATACTCGCAAATATAGAAAAACACCTGCATAGAAGGCATAGATTTGCCATTTTCTATATGATTAATGTAATTTTCGTTTTGCCCAATGGTCAAGCTCATGTCACGGGCAGAAACCTTTTTTGCTATTCGTAGTTTTGATATTCTTTCTGAAATAAACCTATCATACATATCTCATCATCTCCTTATATACAACATTGTACCTTTTAATTTTATACTATGTACAATTTTTAAAATCTTATTATAATTGACTTACAATATTAAATGTTGTAAAATTGTTTAAATACAATATTAAATATTTAAGAAGGAGAGATTTCACTTGAATATGAAACGTATCTATCAAAGAATTGCAAAAGAGGACGGAATATCTGTAACTGAAGTGAAGAAAGAAATGCAGGATGCTATCGAGAATTCTTATAAAAAAAAGGACAAAACACTAAGTGAAATGGTTTTACAAAAAAGCATTACATATCACGGGGAAGTTCCTACGGTAGATGAGTTTATTGAAGCAATTTCTCACAAATTTAAATACCAAGAAAAAAATAAAAAATCTATAGGGTGTCATGGACTTTATTGACACCCTATAGATTTTTCCATGTACTTGCCTTACTTTTTTAAAGCCTTTACAATCTCATGAATGTTTCCGATTTGTTTGTCATCCAGCATATTTAAGTCCTTCAATACCTCATGGATTAAAATGGGATTGCTTATTTCCTCATCGAAAAAATCCTTGGGAGCAATGCCGAAATATTCACAAATATAGAAAAATGCTTGCATAGACAAAAAGGCTTTCCCATTCTCTATCTTATTGATATAGCTTTCACTTTGCCCTAAAGATAAGCTCATATCTCTTGCAGAAACCCCTTTTG is a genomic window containing:
- a CDS encoding accessory gene regulator B family protein; the protein is MILKIANTWADWLVENGANSDDHEIYTYGAECMLNELFSDILLILTALMFHKTFEMILWMLFFTPLRIHLGGMHASSHLKCMLSSILLSYLCIFSYPLVEIPALMGIILIVSFFIVYKIAPVVHPNHPVSENRMSQMRMRALVIIIIEIILTCIAYEYFSEKVAGMATVSLFSVCLLAMMGKFSALYK
- the rlmD gene encoding 23S rRNA (uracil(1939)-C(5))-methyltransferase RlmD — translated: MSLPVEKNEIYEMTIDALGSNGEGIGRIDGFTIFVEGALPEERIKVLILKIKKSYGYGKLVEILLESPYRVEPSCPVAKTCGGCQLQHLSYEGQLEYKAKKVKDDLERIGGLKDIGDVPILGMENPWRYRNKAQFPVGMRKTGATEIGFYAKRSHRIVDSSVCFLQDIVNDEIISVVREFMDEFKISAYDEEKHKGLVRHILTRVGKNSGEIMICIVLNGKKLPYSEVLVERLRKIDGVVSIVINVNKQQTNVILGEKVITLWGKSSIEDTLGDISFEISPLSFYQVNPTQTEVLYNKAVEMANLNGEETVLDLYCGIGTISLFFAKKAKKVFGVEIVPEAIVDARKNAERNGIQNVSFEVGAAEVIIPKLFHEKGITADVIVVDPPRKGCDEILLNTIASIKPKKLIYVSCNPATLARDVSILTEKGFKVEDVQAVDQFPMTTHVEAIIMMTYCGDKTKKED
- a CDS encoding 3'-5' exoribonuclease YhaM family protein, which produces MRYINELREGESIVEHYLCKSRQSLKSKNGKTYLSLKLQDKTGMVDAKVWDMNKDIQSFAENDFIKIDGSVTVFNNDLQINIKRIRRSMEGEYDPVDFIPSTDKNIDEMFQQLLDYIKTIESPYIKEMLEEIFLRHPLISKEFKFHSAAKSMHHSFRGGLVEHTLSVTQICDFMSGRYQFVNRDILIASAMLHDAAKIMELSDFPENDYTDDGQLLGHIFLGAELIKDTAAKINGFPKQLESLLKHCILSHHGELEYGSPKVPETIEAFILHCADNMDAKTKMIEEMLAADNTQGNWAGFNRMLQRNIRRSDYK
- a CDS encoding copper amine oxidase N-terminal domain-containing protein encodes the protein MKKKIISILLCCCTVMGFAPVTALAADAETEISLMMMDFREVKADQQGDNWTWDASDKILTLNNFQGVVKTGVREKSSAILLPKDSTLYLEGKNNKITTNSYHCNGVYSEGDLIIDGKGKLEINIESAGASGIYVNSGVLSIDSKAEINVDSPRHAIYIYDLKANKVAVTVKDDAKLTFPDDLNDDAVFVVTKSGVDPKSITFDYKETRDKDEEIVTLSKAEAKTPEKPTENPEEKPTEEVTENTYLITIGNKEIKKNGETAYTSDAVPYITNGYTMLPLRALLVLSDPNVDIKWDATTKTAQISYNNKLFTLVANQKTLTKDSATVDLATAAEIQDGRLFVSLRDWMKIMEVDGTHVSWNSEAKTVTLKH
- a CDS encoding helix-turn-helix domain-containing protein, whose translation is MYDRFISERISKLRIAKKVSARDMSLTIGQNENYINHIENGKSMPSMQVFFYICEYFNITPKDFFDEETNNPSLLNAVLKDLNALTEHQILNIHEIVKGLKK
- a CDS encoding sporulation initiation factor Spo0A C-terminal domain-containing protein gives rise to the protein MFKKERFHLNMKRIYQRIAKEDGISVTEVKKEMQDAIENSYKKKDKTLSEMVLQKSITYHGEVPTVDEFIEAISHKFKYQEKNKKSIGCHGLY
- a CDS encoding helix-turn-helix domain-containing protein; its protein translation is MNENFFSRRISQLRTAKGVSARDMSLSLGQSESYINKIENGKAFLSMQAFFYICEYFGIAPKDFFDEEISNPILIHEVLKDLNMLDDKQIGNIHEIVKALKK